A stretch of Faecalibacterium duncaniae DNA encodes these proteins:
- a CDS encoding TnpV protein — protein MTELKSRIHDKSNGLDYVLVGDYYVPDLKLPEEHRPIGMWGRLHRTYLEQYRPTRFSALCLSGELHTYLADLDEQATERCSLIIEQMKQAEGVTETMKADNQMLWVQSMNSIRNRAEEIIRQEMIYC, from the coding sequence ATGACAGAATTGAAATCACGAATCCATGACAAAAGCAACGGTCTGGACTATGTTCTTGTGGGCGATTACTATGTGCCGGACTTGAAGCTACCGGAGGAACACCGCCCTATCGGTATGTGGGGCAGACTGCACAGGACATATTTGGAGCAGTACCGCCCTACAAGGTTCTCTGCCCTCTGTTTATCCGGCGAACTGCATACTTACCTTGCTGACCTGGACGAACAGGCAACGGAAAGGTGCAGCCTTATCATTGAGCAGATGAAACAAGCCGAGGGCGTGACCGAAACCATGAAAGCAGACAATCAGATGTTGTGGGTACAGTCCATGAACTCTATCCGTAACCGAGCCGAAGAAATCATCAGACAGGAAATGATTTACTGCTGA
- a CDS encoding DUF6560 family protein: MNNFLRMCLNIITQIGPYLVVLLLLKYLVNLQQKRAKEREEEQKKGIIRTHYIIKTEKVLTMFFVLAVFLFGGATVASAIQQDDLLPPIGFSIFFIVSLIGSLNMIMWKLEVNGDEITWRSTFGRKRTFHFEDITYCERKKGSMRVYVNGEKLFTIDSNIDKEEFMEDIKRRRIPVKSYWANQHKKNRK; encoded by the coding sequence ATGAATAATTTTTTACGAATGTGTTTGAATATAATTACACAAATAGGTCCCTATTTAGTTGTACTTCTTCTTTTGAAATATCTTGTAAATCTTCAACAAAAGAGAGCTAAAGAACGAGAGGAAGAACAGAAAAAGGGAATAATTAGGACGCATTATATAATAAAAACCGAAAAAGTACTTACTATGTTTTTTGTATTGGCGGTGTTTCTTTTTGGGGGAGCTACGGTAGCCAGTGCTATTCAACAAGATGATTTATTGCCACCAATTGGTTTTAGTATTTTCTTTATTGTTTCTTTAATCGGCTCATTGAACATGATTATGTGGAAACTGGAAGTGAACGGAGATGAAATCACATGGCGTTCAACTTTTGGAAGAAAGAGAACTTTTCACTTTGAAGATATTACCTATTGCGAGAGAAAGAAAGGTTCTATGCGTGTATATGTAAATGGAGAAAAATTATTTACCATTGATAGTAATATTGACAAAGAAGAATTTATGGAGGACATAAAAAGAAGAAGAATCCCTGTAAAATCTTACTGGGCAAATCAGCATAAGAAAAATCGTAAATGA
- a CDS encoding DUF5104 domain-containing protein encodes MKKVLLLSGVIIILGLTGCSNKYFNDWFSSEQNETDKMCQQIIEACKQQDSEKLKSLFSEESKKNIENLDTEISTFFDYIEGSIQSFEGDCASSSESNYGKRKTELDGMYLILTEKERYCMNFYMYSEDDENAKNVGIYKIEIALESEVAEDNFIWDNPPNGIFVGGQN; translated from the coding sequence ATGAAAAAAGTATTGTTGCTTTCCGGTGTGATTATTATACTCGGTTTAACAGGCTGCTCTAACAAATATTTCAATGACTGGTTTAGCTCTGAACAAAATGAAACGGATAAGATGTGTCAACAAATTATCGAGGCATGTAAGCAACAGGATTCAGAGAAACTCAAATCTCTATTTTCCGAAGAAAGCAAAAAGAACATTGAGAATTTAGACACTGAAATCTCTACTTTTTTCGATTATATTGAGGGCAGTATCCAAAGTTTTGAGGGCGATTGTGCATCATCAAGTGAAAGCAACTATGGTAAAAGGAAAACGGAATTGGATGGTATGTATCTCATATTGACAGAGAAGGAAAGGTATTGTATGAATTTTTATATGTATAGTGAGGATGATGAAAATGCCAAAAATGTGGGGATATATAAAATTGAAATTGCATTGGAGAGCGAAGTGGCTGAGGATAATTTTATATGGGATAATCCCCCAAACGGTATTTTTGTTGGAGGACAAAATTGA
- a CDS encoding CHC2 zinc finger domain-containing protein: MNVFEVVKENVTARQAAEAYGLKVGRTGMACCPFHSDKSPSMKLDERYYCFGCGATGDAVDLTAKLFGIGLREAAVKLAKDFGLNYDSRQKPSVRPRIREPTPEQKYQKEENHCYKVLTDYFHLLREWEKKYAPKQPDEEWNPLFAEALHKKNYIEYLLDILLYGSLEERKALVAEQRKEVLKLEQRIAELSADRTMHSRRNPKQLRAERER, from the coding sequence ATGAATGTATTTGAAGTTGTAAAAGAAAATGTTACAGCCCGACAAGCCGCAGAAGCCTATGGTTTGAAAGTGGGTCGCACAGGTATGGCGTGCTGTCCGTTTCACTCGGATAAGTCCCCCAGTATGAAGCTGGATGAACGCTATTACTGTTTTGGCTGCGGAGCAACCGGAGACGCTGTTGATCTGACAGCGAAGCTATTCGGTATCGGGCTGAGGGAAGCTGCTGTCAAACTTGCAAAAGATTTTGGTCTTAACTATGACAGCCGACAAAAGCCCAGTGTCCGCCCTCGTATTCGTGAGCCGACACCGGAGCAGAAATATCAAAAAGAAGAAAATCATTGCTACAAGGTGCTGACAGATTATTTTCATCTTCTTAGAGAATGGGAAAAGAAATACGCTCCCAAACAGCCGGATGAGGAATGGAATCCCCTGTTTGCAGAAGCACTGCATAAGAAGAACTATATCGAATATCTGCTTGATATTCTTCTGTATGGTTCATTGGAGGAACGAAAAGCACTTGTGGCAGAACAGAGAAAGGAGGTGTTAAAACTTGAACAGCGAATTGCAGAACTGTCAGCAGACAGAACCATGCACAGTAGAAGAAATCCGAAACAGCTTAGAGCAGAGCGAGAAAGGTAA
- a CDS encoding VapE domain-containing protein, whose translation MQNCQQTEPCTVEEIRNSLEQSEKGKVYNTAANYKRVLQYDPLLKGAIRKNLLTERIDIVKPLGWYRDSPTLTDVDVKYLLLYFEENYGLTVEKKIIDAVAVIANENRYHPVCDFLNALQWDGTERIRFCLHRFLGSDTDDYTYEALKLFLLGAISRAFKPGCKFEVMLCLVGGQGAGKSSFFRLLAINDDWFSDDLKKLDDENVYRKMQGHWIIEMSEMIATANAKSIEEIKSFLSRQKETYKIPYETHPADRKRQCVFGGSSNTLDFLPLDRTGNRRFVPVMVYPERAEVHILADEQASREYINQMWAEAMEIYRSGNFRLRFSPAMNDYLKAHQKDFMPEDTKAGQILDYLERYSGSIVCSKQLYKEALGHDYDEPKQWELREINDIMNNAVTGWRAFSNPRYFPEPYRRQKGWERIRNDNEPDNSMDGFQEIPTEEMEQLGLPEEWLKQK comes from the coding sequence TTGCAGAACTGTCAGCAGACAGAACCATGCACAGTAGAAGAAATCCGAAACAGCTTAGAGCAGAGCGAGAAAGGTAAGGTTTATAATACTGCCGCAAATTATAAGCGTGTTCTGCAATATGATCCACTTTTGAAAGGGGCTATCCGAAAAAATCTTCTGACCGAAAGAATCGACATTGTGAAGCCCCTCGGCTGGTATCGTGATAGCCCGACATTGACAGATGTGGATGTGAAATATCTGCTCCTATATTTTGAAGAAAACTATGGATTGACCGTAGAGAAGAAAATCATAGACGCAGTTGCGGTTATTGCCAATGAAAACCGTTACCACCCTGTCTGTGATTTTCTCAATGCCCTGCAATGGGACGGAACAGAACGCATACGCTTCTGTCTGCACCGCTTTCTCGGTTCTGATACAGATGATTACACCTATGAAGCATTGAAGTTGTTTCTGCTGGGTGCTATCTCACGAGCCTTTAAGCCGGGGTGTAAATTTGAGGTAATGCTCTGTCTTGTAGGCGGTCAGGGAGCCGGAAAGTCCTCTTTCTTCCGTTTGCTTGCGATCAATGATGACTGGTTCTCTGATGACTTGAAAAAGCTGGATGATGAAAATGTGTACCGCAAAATGCAGGGGCATTGGATTATTGAAATGTCGGAAATGATTGCAACCGCTAACGCTAAGAGCATTGAAGAAATCAAGTCCTTTCTGAGCCGCCAAAAGGAAACCTATAAGATACCCTATGAAACACATCCGGCAGACAGAAAACGACAATGTGTGTTTGGAGGTTCTTCTAATACCCTTGACTTTCTTCCCCTTGACCGAACAGGCAACCGCCGCTTCGTTCCGGTTATGGTCTATCCTGAAAGGGCTGAGGTTCATATTTTGGCGGATGAACAGGCTTCCAGAGAGTATATCAATCAGATGTGGGCAGAAGCTATGGAGATTTACAGAAGCGGCAATTTCCGTCTGAGATTCAGTCCGGCTATGAACGATTATCTGAAAGCCCACCAAAAGGACTTTATGCCGGAGGACACAAAGGCAGGACAGATTTTAGATTATCTGGAACGCTACTCCGGCAGCATAGTCTGCTCCAAACAGCTTTACAAAGAAGCACTGGGGCATGATTATGACGAACCGAAACAATGGGAACTGCGAGAGATCAATGACATTATGAATAACGCTGTCACAGGCTGGAGGGCGTTCAGCAATCCGAGGTATTTTCCAGAGCCTTACCGCCGACAAAAGGGCTGGGAGCGTATCAGGAACGACAACGAGCCTGACAACAGCATGGATGGTTTTCAAGAAATCCCGACAGAGGAAATGGAACAGTTAGGACTTCCGGAAGAATGGTTGAAGCAAAAATAA
- a CDS encoding transposon-encoded TnpW family protein, which yields MVEAKIKARCRFGCRAGCRSGCRAKIPKALILRHFSLSDNHDNQYYKEKENSKKIVLPDKEKRFSDVRCRNFVVRPFLVGLFSFKEEYRMTNIVNSTLPTPNNHSEKNKPDGVFVIKQGKTNYKVKVFFDHSSGLTAEDRLKRIIQAEAERESA from the coding sequence ATGGTTGAAGCAAAAATAAAAGCCCGTTGTCGCTTCGGTTGTCGAGCCGGTTGTCGGTCTGGTTGTCGGGCAAAAATCCCGAAAGCCTTGATATTGCGGCACTTTTCCCTCTCTGACAACCATGACAACCAATATTATAAAGAAAAAGAAAATAGTAAAAAGATAGTATTGCCCGATAAAGAAAAAAGGTTTTCTGATGTCCGTTGTCGGAACTTCGTTGTCAGACCTTTCCTTGTCGGGCTTTTTTCATTTAAGGAGGAATATCGTATGACAAATATTGTGAACAGTACACTACCCACCCCAAATAACCATTCGGAGAAAAATAAACCGGATGGAGTTTTTGTGATTAAGCAAGGCAAAACAAATTATAAAGTCAAAGTGTTTTTTGACCATAGTAGCGGTTTGACTGCTGAGGACAGATTGAAACGCATTATTCAGGCAGAAGCAGAGAGAGAATCTGCGTAA
- a CDS encoding LPD16 domain-containing protein → MEQTKEAVYLINDDKYLHLRENGAGVGFATYNKVTGEPLESGQISEKNLPPDGRNAIPAARNWYLFEFSDDDRKVIQQESVKILENIPQAGIGRRRIWEPETLPKDIRLINSHYDDLYRIPDGGVIQVDYPDGHSFTARVEHLDDYHFDMGGLGNVFHICQFAEVMERNHADFYPEIQTQDEQAAWELGGKGYLAIQSCEDGWDYTLYHSDYSVMDGGQLDAPELTIQEAREQILEAHHMEKGRRLLQDYDAVMDKVAEAEELSADHRPSTLEKLAELASDTSAPKSSARSAPEL, encoded by the coding sequence ATGGAACAAACCAAAGAAGCTGTTTATCTCATCAATGACGACAAATACTTGCATCTGCGAGAGAATGGCGCAGGCGTTGGCTTTGCCACCTACAACAAGGTAACTGGTGAGCCGCTGGAAAGCGGGCAGATCTCGGAAAAGAACCTGCCGCCCGATGGACGGAACGCCATTCCTGCTGCCCGGAACTGGTATCTGTTTGAATTTTCGGACGATGACCGCAAGGTCATCCAACAGGAAAGCGTAAAGATCCTCGAAAATATCCCACAGGCGGGCATCGGCAGACGGCGCATCTGGGAGCCGGAAACGCTGCCGAAGGATATTCGTCTCATCAACAGCCACTATGATGACCTCTATCGCATTCCAGATGGCGGCGTGATTCAGGTGGATTACCCGGATGGGCACAGTTTTACGGCACGGGTGGAACATCTGGATGATTATCACTTTGACATGGGCGGTTTGGGCAATGTGTTCCACATCTGCCAGTTTGCCGAAGTCATGGAACGGAACCATGCCGACTTCTACCCGGAAATTCAGACACAGGACGAGCAGGCTGCATGGGAACTGGGCGGCAAAGGCTATCTTGCCATCCAGTCCTGTGAGGATGGATGGGACTACACCCTCTACCACAGCGATTATTCTGTGATGGACGGTGGGCAGTTGGATGCCCCGGAACTGACCATTCAGGAAGCCCGTGAGCAGATTCTGGAAGCACACCACATGGAAAAGGGCCGGCGGCTACTGCAGGACTACGATGCCGTTATGGACAAAGTTGCGGAAGCCGAGGAACTGAGTGCAGACCATCGCCCTTCCACACTGGAAAAGCTGGCAGAACTGGCAAGTGATACGTCTGCGCCAAAATCGTCTGCACGTTCTGCGCCGGAACTGTGA
- a CDS encoding YodL domain-containing protein, which yields MQQKWNQNFDGEPMTDIPQKFLNAGCDVYMVMQLRHDEKILDERFASMRELNRRGKTPDPEHYEVTYYADLPAMWQDVPNNEILEELFQMFNLSRPQDFEGHSLSVSDVIALKRNGEVSVHYVDSIGFKDLQGFLDKKLERASVLMNLREKCDAPECNPTGCRKARDGHEL from the coding sequence ATGCAGCAAAAATGGAACCAGAATTTTGACGGTGAACCCATGACGGACATCCCGCAGAAGTTTCTGAACGCGGGGTGCGATGTTTATATGGTGATGCAGCTGCGGCATGACGAAAAAATCCTTGATGAAAGATTTGCTTCTATGCGGGAGTTGAATCGTCGAGGCAAAACGCCCGACCCGGAGCATTACGAGGTCACCTACTATGCTGATCTGCCCGCCATGTGGCAGGATGTGCCGAACAACGAGATTTTGGAAGAACTATTTCAGATGTTCAACCTCTCCCGTCCGCAGGATTTTGAGGGACACAGCCTGTCGGTCAGCGATGTGATCGCGCTTAAACGCAATGGCGAGGTGTCTGTGCATTATGTGGACAGCATCGGCTTCAAAGATTTACAGGGGTTTCTGGATAAAAAGCTGGAACGTGCTTCGGTTCTGATGAATCTCAGGGAAAAGTGCGATGCCCCGGAGTGCAATCCAACTGGATGCCGGAAAGCGAGGGATGGCCATGAACTTTGA
- a CDS encoding transposon-transfer assisting family protein has protein sequence MNFDHEELMLMMLYNTGTRLGLIHELRLMQCYPMPDETALRELSEGVIEKLKLLTDAEFAELEFPPD, from the coding sequence ATGAACTTTGACCATGAAGAACTGATGCTGATGATGCTCTACAACACCGGCACCCGGCTGGGGCTTATCCACGAACTGCGGCTCATGCAGTGCTACCCGATGCCCGATGAAACCGCCCTGCGGGAACTGTCGGAGGGTGTTATCGAAAAGTTGAAACTGCTGACCGATGCAGAGTTTGCCGAATTGGAATTTCCCCCGGACTGA
- a CDS encoding Type 1 glutamine amidotransferase-like domain-containing protein: protein MNGKHLFLTSAGLTDKMKEKFFDIIGKCPKDVKVLYIPTAGIETDGARESLAICFHELFLMGIQYENILVYNLELILSKDYQRTYSSYVTTPFMLTRLLTFEELNQFDAVFVSGGDVSVLCREMSRTGFDRILNNAIKNGLIYVGISAGSMYAAGNLTDGLHIIDNPIIPHWNGSETTVLPNGKDEIKLADGKAVYVEDNYMSVI, encoded by the coding sequence ATGAATGGAAAACATCTATTTCTTACATCTGCAGGGTTGACCGATAAGATGAAAGAGAAATTCTTTGATATTATTGGAAAGTGTCCGAAGGATGTGAAAGTGCTTTATATTCCAACAGCTGGCATTGAAACAGATGGTGCAAGAGAGTCGCTTGCAATATGTTTTCATGAACTCTTTCTAATGGGAATTCAGTACGAAAATATATTAGTGTACAATCTGGAATTAATTCTTTCAAAAGACTATCAAAGAACCTATTCTTCGTATGTTACAACCCCGTTTATGCTTACAAGGCTATTAACTTTTGAAGAATTAAACCAATTTGATGCTGTTTTTGTCAGTGGTGGTGATGTATCTGTGCTTTGTCGTGAAATGTCTAGAACTGGTTTTGATAGAATACTTAATAATGCAATTAAAAACGGACTTATATATGTCGGAATCAGTGCAGGAAGTATGTATGCGGCGGGAAATTTAACAGATGGATTACATATTATTGACAATCCTATTATCCCCCATTGGAATGGTTCTGAAACAACAGTATTACCGAACGGCAAAGATGAGATTAAGCTTGCTGATGGAAAAGCTGTTTATGTAGAGGATAATTACATGAGTGTAATATGA
- a CDS encoding TnpV protein: protein MNTNSRNVTYSTVGDYQLPNLTLNQPRKPLGKYGRLRRTYLMNHRPVLYHTMLLNGSLYPHLMEVEQTAESQMQQTMEQLLKQNPAPDKESRQMAWVQHMNSLKAQAEELVLTELIYS from the coding sequence ATGAATACGAACAGCAGGAACGTGACCTACTCGACCGTCGGGGACTACCAACTCCCGAACCTGACCCTGAACCAGCCCCGGAAGCCGCTGGGCAAGTACGGCAGGCTGCGCCGGACGTACCTGATGAACCATCGCCCGGTGCTGTACCACACGATGCTCCTGAACGGGAGCCTGTACCCGCACCTGATGGAGGTGGAGCAGACGGCAGAGAGCCAGATGCAGCAGACCATGGAGCAGCTTCTGAAACAGAACCCGGCCCCGGACAAGGAGAGCCGGCAGATGGCGTGGGTGCAGCACATGAACAGCCTGAAAGCGCAAGCCGAGGAACTGGTGCTGACGGAACTGATCTACAGCTAA